A portion of the Ricinus communis isolate WT05 ecotype wild-type chromosome 10, ASM1957865v1, whole genome shotgun sequence genome contains these proteins:
- the LOC8258677 gene encoding protein PIR yields MAVPVEEAIAALSTFSLEDDQPEVQGPAALVSSERGSTASPVEYIDVSAYRLSLSEDTKALNQLNALIQEGKGMASVLYTYRSCVKALPQLPDSMKHSQADLYMETYQVLDLEMSRLREIQRWQASAASKLAADMQRFSRPERRINGPTITHLWSMLKLLDVLVQLDHLKNAKASIPNDFSWYKRTFTQVSIQWQDIDSMREELDDLQIFLSTRWAILLNLHVEMFRVNNVEDILQVLIVFAVESLELDFALLFPERHILLRVLPVLVVLATSSEKDSESLYKRVKINRLINIFKNDPVIPAFPDLHLSPAAILKELSMYFQKFSSQTRLLTLPAPHELPPREAQDYQRHYLIINHIGAIRAEHDDFAIRFASSLNQLLLLKSTDGADSEWCKEVKGNMYDMVVEGFQLLSRWTARIWEQCAWKFSRPCKDAISSDANGASASVSDYEKVVRYNYSVEERKALVELISYIKNVGSMMHRCDTLVADALWETIHAEVQDFVQNTLATMLRTTFRKKKDLSRILSDMRTLSADWMANTSKPEELQSHGGEDSKGSFIYPRSVAPTAAQVHCLQFLIYEVISGGNLRKPGGLFGNSGSDIPVNDMKHLETFFYKLSFFLHMLDYSVTISTLTDLGFLWFREFYLESSRVIQFPIECSLPWMLVDHVLESQNAGLLESILMPFDVYNDSAQQALVMLRQRFLYDEIEAEVDHCFDLFVSKLSEIIFTYYKSWAASELLDPSFLFALDNGEKYSVQPMRFTALFKMTRVKLLGRTINLRSLIAERMNKVFRENLEFLFDRFESQDLCAIVELEKLLDILKHTHELLSEDLSIDSFGLMLNEMQENISLVSFSSRLASQIWSEMQSDFLPNFVLCNTTQRFVRSSRVPLAPVQKPSVPYAKPNFYCGTQELNSAHQSFARLHSGFFGNPHMFSVVRLLGSRSLPWLIRALLDHISNKLTALEPMIMGLQEALPKSIGLLPFDGGVPGCMRLVKENLNWGTKSELKAEVLRGIKEIGSVLYWMGLLDIVLREVDTKHFMQTAPWLGLVPAADGQILHSQDGGDSPLVNLFKSSITAMVSNPGCPNPSTFFTMSKQAEAADLLYKANLNTGSVLEYALAFTSAALDKYCTKWSAAPKTGFIDITTSKDFYRIYSGLQIGYLEESDKQSFNNHEVLGDSVAWGGCTIIYLLGQQLHFELFDFSYQVLNVAEVEAGSLSQMHRNPHLSQGWESLLEAMKKARRLNNHVFSMLKARCPLEDKTACAIKQSGAPLHRIKFENTVSAFETLPQKGA; encoded by the exons ATGGCAGTTCCAGTTGAAGAAGCCATTGCTGCTCTTTCCACATTCTCTTTAGAG GATGACCAACCAGAGGTTCAAGGACCTGCAGCTCTAGTATCAAGTGAAAGAGGATCAACTGCTAGTCCAGTTG AGTACATTGATGTTTCTGCGTATCGATTGTCTCTTTCTGAAGACACAAAAGCTCTTAACCAGCTG AATGCACTTATTCAAGAGGGGAAAGGGATGGCATCAGTGCTTTATACTTATCGCAGTTGTGTCAAAGCGCTTCCTCAG CTTCCTGATTCTATGAAGCACAGTCAGGCTGACTTGTATATGGAGACATATCAAGTTTTAGACTTGGAGATGAGTCGTCTGCGTGAAATTCAGAGATGGCAAGCATCAGCTGCGTCTAAA CTAGCGGCTGATATGCAGCGTTTTTCTAGGCCTGAACGGCGCATTAATGGTCCTACAATAACTCACCTATG GTCCATGTTGAAGTTACTTGATGTTTTAGTGCAACTTGATCATCTTAAAAATGCTAAGGCCAGTATACCTAATGACTTCTCTTGGTATAAGAG GACATTCACGCAAGTCAGTATTCAGTGGCAAGACATTGATTCGATGAGGGAGGAGCTAGATGACTTACAG ATTTTCTTAAGCACAAGGTGGGCTATCTTGTTGAACTTGCATGTTGAGATGTTTCGTGTGAACAA TGTAGAAGACATTCTTCAGGTTCTCATAGTATTTGCTGTGGAGTCATTGGAGTTGGATTTTGCGCTTCTATTTCCAGAGAGACACATTCTTCTGCGTGTTTTACCTGTTCTTGTTGTTCTAGCAACATCATCAGAAAAAGACAGTGAATCGCTGTACAAGAGAGTGAAAATCAACAGgctgattaatatttttaag AATGATCCAGTGATTCCTGCATTCCCAGATCTTCATCTTTCTCCTGCTGCAATTTTGAAAGAATTGTCTATGTACTTTCAGAAGTTTTCTTCACAGACTCGTCTTCTAACCCTTCCAGCACCTCATGAACTTCCACCCCGGGAAGCACAAGA CTATCAGAGACATTATCTTATCATCAATCACATAGGAGCTATTCGTGCTGAGCATGATGATTTTGCAATTCGATTTGCTTCATCCTTGAACCAG TTGTTGTTGTTAAAGTCAACAGATGGCGCGGACAGTGAGTGGTGCAAAGAAGTCAAGGGAAATATGTATGATATGGTTGTTGAAGGGTTCCAGCTTCTAAGTCGATGGACTGCACGCATTTGGGAACAATGTGCATGGAAATTTTCTCGTCCATGTAAAGATGCAATTTCTTCTGATGCAAATGGAGCTTCTGCATCAGTTTCTGACTATGAGAAG GTGGTTAGATATAACTACAGTGTCGAAGAAAGGAAAGCTCTTGTTGAACTCATTAGCTACATAAAGAATGTTGGATCAATGATGCATCGATGTGACACATTAGTAGCTGATGCCTTATGGGAAACAATACATGCTGAGGTTCAAGATTTTGTGCAAAACACGTTGGCCACCATGTTGCGAACTACTTTTAGAAAGAAGAAGGACCTTTCAAG GATTCTTTCTGATATGCGGACTCTTTCAGCAGACTGGATGGCAAATACAAGCAAGCCTGAAGAGTTACAATCCCATGGAGGTGAGGATAGTAAAGGGAGCTTCATTTATCCAAGGTCAGTCGCACCAACAGCTGCGCAG GTGCACTGCTTGCAATTCCTGATATATGAAGTCATATCTGGTGGTAATCTTCGGAAACCTGGGGGGCTCTTTGGTAATAGTGGGTCTGACATTCCTGTAAATGACATGAAGCATTTGGAGACTTTCTTTTACAAGCTTAGTTTCTTCCTGCATATGTTGGATTACTCCG TGACCATTTCAACTTTGACGGATCTTGGTTTCTTATGGTTTAGAGAATTTTATCTGGAATCTTCTCGTGTTATTCAG TTTCCCATTGAATGCTCTCTTCCATGGATGTTGGTAGACCATGTGCTTGAATCCCAGAATGCAGGCCTTCTTGAAAGTATTCTGATGCCATTTGATGTCTACAATGATTCAGCTCAGCAAGCGCTGGTCATGCTGAGGCAGAGATTCCTCTATGATGAAATTGAGGCTGAG GTGGACCACTGTTTTGATTTGTTTGTTTCAAAGCTGAGCGAgattatttttacatattacaAGAGCTGGGCAGCAAG TGAACTACTTGATCCATCATTCCTTTTTGCCTTGGACAATGGAGAGAAGTACTCTGTCCAGCCTATGCGGTTCACTGCTCTATTTAAAATGACTAGAGTAAAG TTGCTTGGGAGGACCATTAATTTAAGAAGCTTGATTGCTGAACGGATGAACAAAGTATTCAGAGAAAATCTTGAGTTTCTTTTTGACCGTTTTGAGTCCCAAGATTTATGTGCAATTGTG GAATTAGAAAAACTACTGGATATCTTAAAGCATACTCACGAGCTGCTTTCTGAAGATCTTTCAATAGATTCATTTGGTCTCATGTTGAATGAGATGCAAGAAAACATATCACTCGTGTCATTTTCTAGTCGACTTGCTTCTCAG ATTTGGTCAGAGATGCAAAGTGATTTCCTGCCAAACTTTGTTCTTTGCAATACCACTCAACGTTTTGTACGATCATCAAGAGTTCCGCTTGCTCCTGTTCAAAAACCATCAGTTCCCTATGCCAAGCCCAATTTTTATTGTGGCACTCAG GAGCTGAATTCTGCGCATCAGAGTTTTGCTCGCTTGCACAGTGGGTTCTTTGGAAATCCCCACATGTTTTCTGTTGTTAGACTTCTGGGATCCAGATCCTTGCCTTGGCTTATCCGAGCTCTACTAGATCATATATCAAACAAG CTAACTGCACTTGAACCTATGATTATGGGATTACAAGAAGCATTGCCAAAATCTATTGGACTGCTTCCTTTCGATGGGGGTGTCCCAG GTTGTATGAGGCTTGTCAAAGAAAATCTTAATTGGGGGACAAAATCAGAGCTCAAAGCAGAGGTTCTTCGAGGGATAAAGGAGATTGGAAGTGTATTATATTGGATGGGACTTCTTGACATAGTATTG AGGGAAGTTGATACCAAGCATTTCATGCAAACAGCTCCTTGGCTGGGCTTGGTTCCTGCAGCAGATGGGCAGATACTGCATTCTCAAGATGGTGGGGACAGTCCTCTTGTCAACCTTTTCAAATCGTCAATCACTGCAATGGTATCCAACCCTGGGTGCCCAAATCCGTCGACTTTCTTCACCATGTCAAAGCAGGCAGAAGCTGCAG ATCTTTTGTACAAGGCCAACTTGAATACTGGAAGTGTGCTGGAATATGCTCTTGCTTTTACTAGTGCAGCACTTGATAAATACTGTACCAAGTGGAGTGCTGCTCCCAAGACAGGGTTCATTGACATAACAACTTCTAAAGATTTCTACCGTATATATAGTGGCCTTCAAATT GGATACCTGGAGGAGTCTGATAAACAATCATTTAATAATCATGAAGTGCTGGGTGATTCAGTTGCCTGGGGCGGCTGCACTATAATATACTTGCTTGGGCAACAGCTGCATTTTGAGCTTTTTGATTTTTCGTATCAAGTCCTCAATGTTGCTGAGGTGGAGGCTGGATCCCTCTCACAAATGCATAGGAATCCTCATCTTTCTCAG GGGTGGGAAAGCTTACTGGAAGCAATGAAGAAAGCGAGAAGATTAAACAATCATGTTTTCTCCATGCTAAAAGCACGTTGCCCGTTAGAAGACAAGACAGCTTGTGCTATCAAGCAAAGCGGTGCCCCTCTGCATCGGATTAAGTTCGAGAATACTGTTTCTGCATTTGAAACACTGCCCCAAAAGGGTGCCTGA